The genomic segment AAGGATAGATTCACTGCTAAAGGATTTAGTTAAAATAAAGCCCGAACTTATAGAAGGGGTTAAGGATGAAAACTATTATATTAATAAAGCTGAAAATCAAATGGCTAAAGGTAATTGTACTCAAGCATTAGGAAGTTTAAAAACTGCACTTTATATTAATCCATACAACGGCAAGATATATGGATTAATAGGGGAGTGTAACCAGTGTGAGAAAAATTATAAAGAGGCTGAAAGATTTGCTGCTATAGCAAAATTATTTTAAGACTTCTACATATATAGGATTAAGTGTATATGAAAGTTATGAAACTCTTGATTATCAAGGGTTCAGAACTTATTTAATTATAATAAACATTGGAAATATGTATCGGATTTTGCTATAATGTAGTTTAGATGAAATAGTTTAAAAAAAACTAAAGGAGTATTTTACTATGAGTAATAGGTATTTACATTCAATAAGAAGTGATTATAAGGGAGATATGGATAAGAAAAGAGATTTTAAGAAGATTAAGAAGTTTTTTAGTATACATAAAAAAGATGAATATACCTTAGATAATCAAACATGGGACGATTTAGATATGAATAAGGTGTACGAAAAATTGGATAGAGCATATAGTAGCCCTGGAGAAGCCGCTTTATACACAATGCTTAGAAATCCTTTAATGAAGGAAGAAAAATTGAAAAAAAGGGGGAAACTAATTCAGTCATTTAAAGAAAATGACAGATTAAGAGAAAGCCTTCAGTGCATTTTCCTTGAATTAGGTAGTGATATAAAAAATAGTTTTCTAGATATGATTGAAACTGACCTTATAATAAATAAAACTAAATATTATATTTATACTTTTATTGGAAAGATATTACCATTAATAGCGATCTTGCTTGCGATATTTGTGAATATTAAATTTATGATAGTTTTGTTTGGAATCGCGTCTATTAATATGCTAATAAACTCTTCGGAAGTAAGGCAAATTAAATCTAATGGCATTTTTTATCTGCAAAAAAATATTAAGGCAGCTAAAAAAATTGTAAGCATAAATAATAAAGATATTGTTTATTATAAAGATAAGATAACGATAATGCTTAAATCTGTAAAGGATATAGATAGAAACATAAGATTAATAGGATTTATAAATATGTGGCAAGGATTGTTTGAATTTATATCTGTTATATTTCTCCTTGAAGAAACTGCTTATTATTCTATATCTCATAGGATAAAAGAAGAAAAAGAAGTTTTAATGGACCTTTACGGTGCAGTTGGTGAAGTAGAAGCCTTAATTTCTATCGCGGGTTATAAGCATAATTTAGGTGAGCAGTATGTAAAACCTAAGTTTATAAAGCAGGTTAAGTTAACTATAAAAGAGGGAATACATCCTCTTATAGACAAGGCTGTTGCAAACTCAATTAACATAGAAAATGGAGGTATTGTGCTTACGGGCACAAATATGGCAGGGAAGTCGACTTTTCTAAGAATGCTAGGGGTAAATATAATTTTGGCTCAATGCTTTGATTTTGTTTTGGCTAAGAGTTACGAAGCTCCTTTTTTTAACATAGTTACATCAATTAGCCCTAATGATGATTTAACAAAGGGAAAAAGTTTCTATATGGCAGAGGCGGAAGCAATTCTTAGAATAATCAAAGCGCTAGAAAAGGATGCAGCTGTATTTTGCCCAATAGATGAGATATTTAGGGGTACAAACCCAATAGAGAGAATTTCAATGTCGGCGGAAATACTAACATACATAAACAATGGAAAATCTGTTTCTATTGTAGCGACTCATGATAGAGAATTAGTGAACATTCTAAAAGAAAATTATGAGTTTTATTATTTTAGTGAAAAGGTTGATACGAGTAAAGGATTAAGTTTTGATTATAAGATAAAAAAAGGAGTTTCTCAAACAAGAAATGCTATAAAACTTTTAGAGTACATGGGTTATCCAAAGAAAATAATATCTAGATCGTTTAAAAGAGCTGAGACCATAGAGAAATTATTATAGTAGCACCACAGGTGATGATATAACCCAGAGAATGTAGACTAGCTGCATCTTTACTATTAGCTATACTTAGGGTAATATGGTTTTAGATATTTATATGTTTTATACTGAAAAAGAAGGGTAAGGAGGATTTATTGTGAATTTAAATATAGTTTTATTTCAACCGGAAATTCCACAAAACACTGGTAATATAGGAAGAACTTGCGTACTAACTGATTGCAAACTTCATCTTATAAAACCTTTAGGATTTAGTTTAGAGGAGAAGCAACTTAAAAGAGCGGGACTCGATTACTGGCCTTATTTGAGTTTAGAGATACATGATACATATGAAGCTCTTAGAGAAAAATATAAAGAGTCAACTTTCTACTATTCTACAACAAGAGCTTCAAAATTATATTCAGATGTAAAATATAAAGACGGGGATTTTATAATTTTTGGTCGAGAGTCATCAGGCCTTCCAGATAATGTTCGTGGTAGCGATCCTGAAAGGTGTATAAAAGTGCCTATGATAAATAGCACAACTAGGTCCCTTAATCTTTCCAATACAGTAGCTATTGTGACATATGAAGCACTTAGGCAAATAGGGTTTAAGAATATGAAATAAGGTGCATAGCAATTAACAACTGTTATATCCCCAAGAGACGAACAAGGAGATAGGAATGGAAAAGATTAAAATCATAACAGATAGTACGTGCGATTTAAATAAAGACATTATTGATAAGTATAATATAGAAGTTTTACCACTACTCGTGAACATAGAAAACAAAACTTACAGGGATGGCGAGGATATTAGTTTACAAGAATATTTATATAAAATGAATAATTCTGAGCAGTTCCCTGTGACCACTCAGGTAAACCCACATAGATTCTATGAATGCTATAAAAAATATTTAGATGAGGGATATAAGATAGTTTCTATTCATTTATCTTCAAAAATGAGTGGGACTTATCAATCTTCATGTATGGCTAAAAGCATGTTATCATCAGAAGATATTATCACAATTGATAGTTATAATGTTACATCAGGTCTTGGAATTTTGGTTTTAAAAGCCTGTAAATTAAAAGAAGAGGGATGTAATATATTTGAAATAGAAGAAAAAGTTAAACAAACAATACCTCATGTGAAAAGTGCGCTTGCTTTTGATTCATTAAATAATTTAGTTAAAGGTGGTCGATTGTCTAAAACTGCTGGAGCGATAGGCGGGCTACTCGGGATAAAATTAATTTTAACTGTAAAAGATGGTGAAATGGCCGTAATAGATAAAGTTCGTGGAAGCAAAAAAGCAATAAAAACTATTTTGAAAAATTTAGAGCAAACAGGGACTAGAAGTGGAGAGACAAGTATTCTATTGCAAGCTAGTGACCGAGATATTCTAGGGAGTTTGAGGTCTCATATGAGTGAACGTGAAATGGACTTTATAGAATGCTCGGTTGGATGCGTTGTGGGGACACATGCAGGTGAAGGTGCCTGTGGCATTTTTTACGTTGAAGAATATTAAAATTTTTACTAAGTGAATAAAAAGTGAGGAGGTTAAGCGTATGGTACATATTTATGATACTATAATTATTGGCGGCGGACCTGCAGGATTATCTGCTGGCATTTATGCATCAAGATCAAAAATGGACACTTTAATTATTGAAAGAGGAGAGTTTGGTGGACAGGTTGCTACAACTAATGAAATAGATAATTACCCAGGCTCTATTGAAGATTGTACAGGAGCATCATTAAGCAAGCGAATGAAACAGCAAGCGAAGGAATTTGGAACACAATTTGTTAAAGAAGAGGTTATGCAAGTTGAGCTCGAAGGCGACATTAAGGTAATCAAATGTATGAGAGAAACTTACAAGGCTAAAACAATTATAATTTCCTCAGGAGCGAGCCCAAGACTTGGTGGATTTAAAAATGAAATAGAATTAAGAGGGAAAGGAGTTTCTTATTGTGCAACTTGTGATGCTGACTTCTTTGAAGATTTAGACATTGCAGTGCTAGGAGGCGGAGATTCAGCTATATCTGAAGCTATATACTTAACTAAATTTGGGAAAAGTGTTACGGTAATACATAGAAGAGCAGAGCTCAGAGCTGCTAAGTCACTTCAAGAAAAAGCTTTTAATAATCCAAAAATAAAGTTTGTTTGGAATACAGTAGTTACGGAGGCTAAGGGCGAAGAAAGCTTGGAGGGATTAGTACTTAAAAATATTAAAACTGGTGAAACTCACGATTTAAAAGCAGATGGATGTTTTGTATTTGTAGGATACCTTCCAATTTCGGAATTGTTTAAAGGGAAGATTACCATGAATAAACGAGGCGAAATTATCACTGATGAAGAAATGAGAACTAATATACCTGGAGTATACGCTGCAGGAGATATAAGAGCAAAATTACTAAGACAAATAATTACAGCAGCAGCAGATGGGGCAATAGCATCTACCCATGCTGAATATTACATTGAAAATATGATTTAATTAGTTTGTAAATTCGGAAGGAATACCCATAATTTCAGTTATGAGTGTCCTTTCTAAAAAAATACTTTAAAATTGTAATAATTAGGTTTAAATAAAAACATAGGCAAGTAATAAAAAATCTATATATAGCATATAATATACTTTAGCATCAGATAAAGATTACAAATAAAAATATTCTAAAATAAAAAGGATTTTTTTAATGTTTATAGAATACATACTGCGAAGCAATAATATTGTTTAATTAATTAGTTAATTACTTAGGGAGGAATTTATTATGAATAAAAGAAAGATAGTTGCAGTACTTACATCAATGGCAATAGTTACAACATTGTTTGCTGGCTGTGGAACTAAGAAGGAAGCTGTAAAAAATACACAAAAAAGTACTGTAGTTGTAGGACTTTCTACTGATGAGGGTGGATTAAACGACAAGGCATTTAACCAATCAGCAGATGAAGGGGTTAAAAAGGCGCAATCTGAAGACGGTTTCACGTACCATGCTCTTGAAGCTCAAAAGAAAGAGGATTATTCAGCAAATTTAGAGTCATTAGTCGAAGAGGGTTCAAATCTAACTTTTGCTGTTGGATATCAAATTGCAGATGCAATGACAGAGGTTGCTAAAACTCATACTGATAAAAACTTTACAATTATAGACTCAGTTGTTGATCTTCCAAACGTAGCATCAATTACTTTTAAAGAGCAAGAAGGATCTTTTTTAATGGGAATTATTGCTGGGAAAATGACTAAAACTAATAAAATTGGATTTATTGGTGGAAAAGATAATGAATTAATAAATAGATTTGAAGTTGGGTTTGCAGCTGGTGTTAAAGCAGTTAATCCAGAAGCTGCAAAAGGATTATTGAGCATAGATGGTAAGAGTGCAGGAACAACTGTAAAATATGCAGATAGTTACAATGATTCAGCAAAAGGTTATGAATTATCTAAATCATTATATCAAGGCGGTTGCGACGTAATTTATCATGCAGCAGCGGGAGTTGGACTTGGTTTATTTAAAGCGGCTAAAGAATTAAAAGATGGAGGGAAGACAGTTTGGGCTATAGGAGTTGATATGGATCAATCTTTAACAGTTCCACAGTATTCTGATATTATACTTTCAAGTATGATAAAAAGAGTTGATACAGCAACTTACAATCAAGCTAAAGCTCAAATTAAAAACGAATTTAAAGGCGGTACAGTTACTAATCTTGGGTTAAAAGAAAAAGGCGTAGGAATAGCTGATACATCTAATAAAAACGTACCAAAAGATGTTTTGGATGAAGTTAAAAAATATGAAGATAAAGTTATAGCTGGAGAAACAGTTGTTCCAGTAAATAGAAAAGGAGCAATGGATTTTAAATAAAAATCAATAAATATAAATTTTCATTTACTGATTTATGGTTTTTAGTATACAATAAGAGCTAGATGTGTTACATCTAGCTCTTTCTAAGAATAATGAAAATTTTGGGTGAAGATGATGTCAGCACCACAGGTGATGAATAATCTTTTTAAGGAGGAAATCCAATGGAAAAGGTAATTGAAATGAAGGGCATAACAAAGATTTTTCCAGGAACCATTGCCAATGACAACATAAATTTTGAACTATTAAGAGGCGAAACACACGTTCTTCTTGGTGAAAATGGCGCAGGAAAAACAACCCTTATGAATATTCTCTATGGTCTATATAAACAAGAAGAAGGCGAGATTTATGTAAGCGGTAACCTAGTGAATATATCTACTCCAAATGATGCTATCAAGTTAGGTATAGGAATGGTTCATCAACATTTTATGCTTGTACATAATTTTACTGTTGCGGAAAATATTGTGTTGGGTATTGAACCTAAAAAAGGATTCAAAATTGATATGGGCAAAGCGATACATGATGTTAAAGAAATTTCAGAAAGGTACGGTTTCGCAATAGACCCAAGCGCGGTTATAGAAGATATTTCTGTAGGGCAACAACAAAAGGTAGAGATACTAAAGGCGCTATATAGAGGTGCACAAATTTTAATATTAGATGAGCCTACAGCAGTTTTAACACCAAAGGAAATTGAGGAACTCGGAATCATAATTGAAAATCTTGAAAAAGAAGGAAAATCCGTAATACTGATAACTCATAAATTAAAAGAGGTTATGAGTATGAGTGATAGAGTTACTATAATTAGGCGAGGTGCAGTAACTGGAACAGTAAAGACTAAAGAAACAAGTATAGACGAATTAGCGCAGCTTATGGTAGGCAGAAAAGTTAATCTAACTGTAGAGAAAAATCCTGCTCAAATTCGCGGCGAAATATTGAAAATTGAAAATCTTTGTGCAAGTGATCACAGAGGATTACCTGCAGTACAAAATTTAAACTTAGCAGTATATGGTGGAGAAATTCTTGGGATAGCTGGTGTTGATGGAAATGGTCAATCTCAATTGTTAGAAGTTTTAACTGGACTTCAAAGGCCTAAGAGTGGAAGCATTATAATAAACGGTAAAAATACATATGGTAAGTCACCAAGAGATATTATGTCAGTAGGTGTTGGCCATATACCAGAAGATAGGCATAAAAGAGGGCTTATATTAGATTATTCTCTATTTGAAAACTCAGTGCTTGGAATTCATAAAAATGCACCCTTCAGTAAAGGCATAGTTATGAATTACAAAGAAATTAGAAAACACTGTGATGAACTTATTAGCGAATTTGATATTAGAACTCCAAATGCAGATGTAAATGCGGAATCATTATCAGGTGGTAATCAACAAAAACTTATAGCAGCTAGAGAAATTTCAAAAGATCCGGAATTATTAATAGCAGCACAACCTACGAGAGGTCTTGACGTTGGTGCAATTGAATATATTCACAAAAGATTAGTTGTAGAACGTGATAAGGGTAAGGCGATTTTATTAGTATCATTAGAACTTGATGAAATAATGGCATTATCAGATAGAATTGCCGTAATGTATGATGGCAGAATAGTAGATATACTCGATAGATGTGATGCAACAGAGAAAAAACTTGGTATACTTATGGCTGGTGGTAATCTAAATAAAACACCGGAAGGAGCTAAAGATAATGAATAAAGTAGAAAGTGAAAATAGTAATTTTGTAAGTATAGCAAAAAATATCATTAAAACACTTGCTTTCCCTTTCTTTTCTATAATCGTTTCTATATTTGTTGCTGTATTCTTTGTAATGTGGGCAAAAGGATATTCTATATTACAATACTTTTCAGCTTTAGGTGATTTATTTGGACTTATATATAAAGGTGGGTTTGGTAATACTAGAGTAACCTTCGTTACCCTTTCAGAAGTTACTCCATTAATATTTACAGGAGTTGCAAATGCTGTAGCATTTAAATGTGGATTATTTAATATAGGTGTTGCTGGTCAATTTATACTTGGAATGATGGCAGCTGCTGTTGTTGGAACATTGCCAGGACTAAATCCAGTAATTCATATAGTTTTAGTTATTTTAGCAGGACTTTTAGCCGGAGGAGTATGGGGAGCAATCCCGGGATATTTAAAGGCTAAAGTAGGCACTCATGAAGTTATTAACACAATTATGATGAATTATATATCTATGGCTTTAGCCAATTTTATTATTTTAAGAACTAGTTTTGGAGTGGAAGGTAAAGCAAGTACTCCTAATATACAAGAGAGTGCAGAAATTCATAGGTTTGTTAGCGGTAGTGGAGCTAATATTAGTATATTCCTTGCCATAGCAGTAGCTATCTTTATATTCTGGTTATTATGGAAAACCACTGTTGGTTACGAAATAAGAGCAGTTGGTATAAATCCACATGCTGCAGAATATGGTGGGATTAATGTAGCGAAAAATACTGTTTTGGCTATGGTGATTTCTGGTGCAATAGCCGGAGTTGGTGGGGCAACGCATGTTGCAGGCGTGCTTCATAATGCAAAAGATTTCATGGCACTTCCCTCTTATGGGTTTGATGGAATTGCAGTTGCTTTACTTGCAAAGAGCAATCCTATTGGATGTATAGCATCAGCTTTATTATTTGGAACATTAAATAGTAGTTCTAGAACCCTTCAATTAAACGGAATACCAAAAGAAATAGTTTATTTAATCCAAGCTATAATTATTATATTTGTAGCAACAGATTATATTGTTAAATACTTCTCTGAGAAGAAAAAGAAGGGGGCGATTACAAATGAGTAGTGTTATTTTAATTAATTTGTTTGCGCAAACTTTAAGAATAGCTACGCCTCTAATTTTTGCAGCACTGGGTGGTATATTTTCAGAAAAATCAGGTGTGGTTAATATAGGCCTCGAAGGTATGATGGTAATAGGCGCTTTCTTTGCGGTATATGGAAGTTACACCACTGGAAGTCCAGCAATGGGAATACTTTTTGGGGTGATAGCAGGGGGTGTTTTGGGATTAATACACGCTGTGCTGAGCATACATTTGCGTGCAGATCAAGTAATCTCAGGTACTGCTATAAATCTTTTTTCTACTGCCCTTGCGAGTTTCTTAATATTTAAGTTATTTGGTGGTAAAGGTGGCCAAACAGATATAGTAACAGGACTTTCATATAACATACCGGATTGGATTAAAAATATACCAATAATAGGGAATTTAATATCGCAGCTAAACTGGTTTGTAATACTCGCGATTATTTTAGTATTTGTTTCGCATTATATACTATATAAAACACCTTTAGGACTTAGAATTAGAGCTGTAGGAGAACATCCAAAGGCGGCTGATACTTTAGGAATAAATGTTTATAAGATAAGATATTTATGTGTTATTTTATCAGGAATGCTAGCAGGGCTCGGTGGAGCAGCATTATCCCTGGGAATAACACCACTTTACAGAGAAGGAATGGTTGCAGGACGTGGATTTATTGCCTTAGCGGCTGTTATTTTCGGTAATTGGAAACCTTTCGGAGCGCTTGGGGCTAGTTTGTTATTTGCCTTTGGTAGTGCATTTAATATTTTTGCACAGGGACTTAGCTGGAATTTACCTACAGAAGTATATGATGTTATTCCATATGTACTTACCATGATTGCACTTGCAGGATTTGTTGGAAAAACAACAGGCCCCCTTGCGAGTGGTAAACCATATGTTAAAGGATCTAGATAATATTTTAAAAATAAAAAATCTTAGCTTACGTTTTCTGCTGTTGTAGAAATTTGTGCTGAGATTTTTTATTTTTATTTCTAGCTTAATGCATAATCTAGGTTTATATCATTAGCTATGTTATAATATTTATAATATGAGAGGTACATGAAAATAAATAGCAACCAAAGATGAGGTGATAATAAAATGAACATTAATTTTGGTTTAAATTTGATTCAAGAACAAAAATTAATAATGACTCAAGAAATGCAAATGTCTGTTAAACTTCTTCAAATGTCAGCGTATGAGCTAGGACAATATGTAAATAAAGAGATGCAAGAGAATCCAGTGCTGGAGGAAAAAGACTTGCAAAACCACAAAAGTAATAACAATAATGAATTTGATTATAAAGAAATAATTAAATATCTTGGCAAGGATGATTATAAAGTAAAGAGCTATGCTGCAAAGAATGAAAATGAGGAAATTTCGCCATTTTATTATATTGCAGAGGAAAAATCTCTTAAAGATTATCTTAAAGAGCAAATAGGAGAACTAACGGAGCAGTATGAAATTTTAGAAATATGCAAATATATGGTGGAGAACTTAGATACCAAAGGTTATTTATCGGAAGATTTATCTGATATATGTAGGGAGCTCGGAATAACAAACGAGAATGCTGAAATTGCACTTGAAATTTTCCAATCTTTAGAGCCACAAGGAATTGGAGCTAGGAACCTAAGGGAATGTTTAAGGATTCAATTACATAATCTGGGGATAGATGATGAAAATATTTATATAATCATTGATAAGTATTTAGAATTATTGGGAGAAAATAAATACAATGATATAGCTAAGGAACTAAATGTTAAAATTTCTGAGGTTCAAAAATATGGAGATATAATAAAAACTTTAGAGCCTAAGCCGTCAAGAGGATTTTATACTGGTGAGACGGTTAAGTATATTGTGCCTGATGCTTATATTAATAAAATTGATGACCAATATTTTATTTCTATGAATGAAGATGTACTTCCTAAATTGAATATAAATAGTTTGTATAAAGAAATTATTAAAAATGAAAATGATATAGAAGCTGTAGAATATGTAAAAGATAAAATTAATAGCGCAGTGTTTCTTATTAAAAGTATTGAACAAAGGAAAAACACTGTATATAGAGTTTTGGAAGATATTTTGGCAGTTCAAAAGGAATATTTCGATAAAGGCGCTGAATATTTAAAACCAATGACGCTTAAAAAGATTGCTAACAATTTAGAAATGCATGAATCTACTATAAGCCGTGCAATTAGGGAGAAATATGTTAGTATAAATAACGGGAAAGTCATTAAAATAAAAGACTTGTTTACTAATGGCATTGCGTCAATTGTAGGTGGTGAGGATGTATCCACAACTAATATTAAGAAAACTATTAAAGAAATGGTGTATAATGAGGACCAAAAGAAGCCCTTATCAGACCAAATTATTTGTAATCGATTAAATGTAGAAGGGATGAATATTTCAAGAAGAACTGTAGCAAAATATAGGGAAGAACTTGAAATTAAAAGTTCTTGTAAGCGGAAAAGATTTTAATATTTCAGCGACCCAGGAGATGATTTAATCATGCCGTTAACAAAATGTTAACATCTTTTTTGCAAATACTAATTTAAAAAAGTTGGTATTTCATCTATAATGTTTGTGGGAGCAAAAAATATAA from the Clostridium sp. CM027 genome contains:
- a CDS encoding DNA mismatch repair protein MutS; translated protein: MSNRYLHSIRSDYKGDMDKKRDFKKIKKFFSIHKKDEYTLDNQTWDDLDMNKVYEKLDRAYSSPGEAALYTMLRNPLMKEEKLKKRGKLIQSFKENDRLRESLQCIFLELGSDIKNSFLDMIETDLIINKTKYYIYTFIGKILPLIAILLAIFVNIKFMIVLFGIASINMLINSSEVRQIKSNGIFYLQKNIKAAKKIVSINNKDIVYYKDKITIMLKSVKDIDRNIRLIGFINMWQGLFEFISVIFLLEETAYYSISHRIKEEKEVLMDLYGAVGEVEALISIAGYKHNLGEQYVKPKFIKQVKLTIKEGIHPLIDKAVANSINIENGGIVLTGTNMAGKSTFLRMLGVNIILAQCFDFVLAKSYEAPFFNIVTSISPNDDLTKGKSFYMAEAEAILRIIKALEKDAAVFCPIDEIFRGTNPIERISMSAEILTYINNGKSVSIVATHDRELVNILKENYEFYYFSEKVDTSKGLSFDYKIKKGVSQTRNAIKLLEYMGYPKKIISRSFKRAETIEKLL
- a CDS encoding tRNA (cytidine(34)-2'-O)-methyltransferase; its protein translation is MNLNIVLFQPEIPQNTGNIGRTCVLTDCKLHLIKPLGFSLEEKQLKRAGLDYWPYLSLEIHDTYEALREKYKESTFYYSTTRASKLYSDVKYKDGDFIIFGRESSGLPDNVRGSDPERCIKVPMINSTTRSLNLSNTVAIVTYEALRQIGFKNMK
- a CDS encoding DegV family protein codes for the protein MEKIKIITDSTCDLNKDIIDKYNIEVLPLLVNIENKTYRDGEDISLQEYLYKMNNSEQFPVTTQVNPHRFYECYKKYLDEGYKIVSIHLSSKMSGTYQSSCMAKSMLSSEDIITIDSYNVTSGLGILVLKACKLKEEGCNIFEIEEKVKQTIPHVKSALAFDSLNNLVKGGRLSKTAGAIGGLLGIKLILTVKDGEMAVIDKVRGSKKAIKTILKNLEQTGTRSGETSILLQASDRDILGSLRSHMSEREMDFIECSVGCVVGTHAGEGACGIFYVEEY
- the trxB gene encoding thioredoxin-disulfide reductase, which translates into the protein MVHIYDTIIIGGGPAGLSAGIYASRSKMDTLIIERGEFGGQVATTNEIDNYPGSIEDCTGASLSKRMKQQAKEFGTQFVKEEVMQVELEGDIKVIKCMRETYKAKTIIISSGASPRLGGFKNEIELRGKGVSYCATCDADFFEDLDIAVLGGGDSAISEAIYLTKFGKSVTVIHRRAELRAAKSLQEKAFNNPKIKFVWNTVVTEAKGEESLEGLVLKNIKTGETHDLKADGCFVFVGYLPISELFKGKITMNKRGEIITDEEMRTNIPGVYAAGDIRAKLLRQIITAAADGAIASTHAEYYIENMI
- a CDS encoding BMP family protein translates to MNKRKIVAVLTSMAIVTTLFAGCGTKKEAVKNTQKSTVVVGLSTDEGGLNDKAFNQSADEGVKKAQSEDGFTYHALEAQKKEDYSANLESLVEEGSNLTFAVGYQIADAMTEVAKTHTDKNFTIIDSVVDLPNVASITFKEQEGSFLMGIIAGKMTKTNKIGFIGGKDNELINRFEVGFAAGVKAVNPEAAKGLLSIDGKSAGTTVKYADSYNDSAKGYELSKSLYQGGCDVIYHAAAGVGLGLFKAAKELKDGGKTVWAIGVDMDQSLTVPQYSDIILSSMIKRVDTATYNQAKAQIKNEFKGGTVTNLGLKEKGVGIADTSNKNVPKDVLDEVKKYEDKVIAGETVVPVNRKGAMDFK
- a CDS encoding ABC transporter ATP-binding protein, which translates into the protein MEKVIEMKGITKIFPGTIANDNINFELLRGETHVLLGENGAGKTTLMNILYGLYKQEEGEIYVSGNLVNISTPNDAIKLGIGMVHQHFMLVHNFTVAENIVLGIEPKKGFKIDMGKAIHDVKEISERYGFAIDPSAVIEDISVGQQQKVEILKALYRGAQILILDEPTAVLTPKEIEELGIIIENLEKEGKSVILITHKLKEVMSMSDRVTIIRRGAVTGTVKTKETSIDELAQLMVGRKVNLTVEKNPAQIRGEILKIENLCASDHRGLPAVQNLNLAVYGGEILGIAGVDGNGQSQLLEVLTGLQRPKSGSIIINGKNTYGKSPRDIMSVGVGHIPEDRHKRGLILDYSLFENSVLGIHKNAPFSKGIVMNYKEIRKHCDELISEFDIRTPNADVNAESLSGGNQQKLIAAREISKDPELLIAAQPTRGLDVGAIEYIHKRLVVERDKGKAILLVSLELDEIMALSDRIAVMYDGRIVDILDRCDATEKKLGILMAGGNLNKTPEGAKDNE
- a CDS encoding ABC transporter permease, with the translated sequence MNKVESENSNFVSIAKNIIKTLAFPFFSIIVSIFVAVFFVMWAKGYSILQYFSALGDLFGLIYKGGFGNTRVTFVTLSEVTPLIFTGVANAVAFKCGLFNIGVAGQFILGMMAAAVVGTLPGLNPVIHIVLVILAGLLAGGVWGAIPGYLKAKVGTHEVINTIMMNYISMALANFIILRTSFGVEGKASTPNIQESAEIHRFVSGSGANISIFLAIAVAIFIFWLLWKTTVGYEIRAVGINPHAAEYGGINVAKNTVLAMVISGAIAGVGGATHVAGVLHNAKDFMALPSYGFDGIAVALLAKSNPIGCIASALLFGTLNSSSRTLQLNGIPKEIVYLIQAIIIIFVATDYIVKYFSEKKKKGAITNE
- a CDS encoding ABC transporter permease, whose protein sequence is MSSVILINLFAQTLRIATPLIFAALGGIFSEKSGVVNIGLEGMMVIGAFFAVYGSYTTGSPAMGILFGVIAGGVLGLIHAVLSIHLRADQVISGTAINLFSTALASFLIFKLFGGKGGQTDIVTGLSYNIPDWIKNIPIIGNLISQLNWFVILAIILVFVSHYILYKTPLGLRIRAVGEHPKAADTLGINVYKIRYLCVILSGMLAGLGGAALSLGITPLYREGMVAGRGFIALAAVIFGNWKPFGALGASLLFAFGSAFNIFAQGLSWNLPTEVYDVIPYVLTMIALAGFVGKTTGPLASGKPYVKGSR
- the rpoN gene encoding RNA polymerase factor sigma-54 — translated: MNFGLNLIQEQKLIMTQEMQMSVKLLQMSAYELGQYVNKEMQENPVLEEKDLQNHKSNNNNEFDYKEIIKYLGKDDYKVKSYAAKNENEEISPFYYIAEEKSLKDYLKEQIGELTEQYEILEICKYMVENLDTKGYLSEDLSDICRELGITNENAEIALEIFQSLEPQGIGARNLRECLRIQLHNLGIDDENIYIIIDKYLELLGENKYNDIAKELNVKISEVQKYGDIIKTLEPKPSRGFYTGETVKYIVPDAYINKIDDQYFISMNEDVLPKLNINSLYKEIIKNENDIEAVEYVKDKINSAVFLIKSIEQRKNTVYRVLEDILAVQKEYFDKGAEYLKPMTLKKIANNLEMHESTISRAIREKYVSINNGKVIKIKDLFTNGIASIVGGEDVSTTNIKKTIKEMVYNEDQKKPLSDQIICNRLNVEGMNISRRTVAKYREELEIKSSCKRKRF